A single window of Hirundo rustica isolate bHirRus1 chromosome 16, bHirRus1.pri.v3, whole genome shotgun sequence DNA harbors:
- the LOC120760218 gene encoding keratin-associated protein 10-6-like yields MHNIPGSTMSPGVFLLLGLLIVRAEPRVIPEKGGDSQKPGRCPRDFTRCLRLESPLCANDSSCPAGLKCCHWECRLRCIPPAEEKPGACPAAAPQGLIAPCSFPCLEDKDCLGAQKCCPLGCGSACLEPAQDQPKPSEGPTVQPGPSRERCRGDGDCPDAQKCCNSSCGQRRLPGAPAEDTSPAPVTQRPLQHQWGCLKDQDCPPSHVCCHQLCSRHCVTNSQGKDGFCPVRAGLFPSYDCRAWCWHDGECPREEKCCLRGCDYVCLPPSREKPGICPLADEAPLAPCGTTCTKDWQCPGAEKCCNSSRCGYVCSAPEPDKPGECPKVRPQHPPGPCTETDSCTHDRDCSRQEKCCFSGCAMRCTRPAREHPGECPRAEPCWDIRRRRGSQCLDDSVCQREEKCCDTGCGWECVAVPRDSGDKADGWCVEECQADSQCPRGQRCTSIGCGHICMDIPGERDTAAVLRPSAEWCSEECEADSQCPWGQRCTRTSCDRVCMDTPGGRGGACPTPGGGGTCLDLCSLDEECPWGHKCCSNGCGYVCTRVPGDAV; encoded by the exons ATGCACAACATCCCCGGCAGCACCATGAGCCCAGgagttttcctcctcctgggcCTCCTCATCGTCAGGGCAGAGCCAAGAGTAATACCAGAGAAGGGCG GGGACTCCCAGAAACCGGGGAGGTGTCCACGGGACTTCACACGCTGCTTGCGCCTGGAGTCCCCTCTCTGTGCCAATGACTCCAGCTGCCCCGCTGGACTCAAGTGCTGCCACTGGGAGTGCCGGCTCCGCTGCATCCCCCCGGCAGAAG AGAAGCCCGGTGCCTGCCCGGCAGCAGCCCCCCAGGGGCTCATTgccccctgctccttcccctgcctggaGGACAAGGACTGCCTGGGAGCGCAGAAGTGCTGCCCGCTGGGCTGCGGCTCTGCCTGCTTGGAGCCGGCGCAGG aCCAGCCCAAGCCCAGCGAGGGCCCCACGGTGCAGCCAGGACCATCCCGGGAGCGGTGCCGAGGCGACGGCGACTGCCCCGACGCGCAGAAATGCTGCAACAGCAGCTGCGGCCAGCGGCGCCTGCCGGGAGCGCCGGCCG AGGacaccagccctgccccagTCACTCAAAGGCCACTGCAGCACCAGTGGGGATGCCTCAAGGACCAGGACTGTCCCCCATCCCACGTGTGCTGTCACCAGCTGTGCAGCAGGCACTGTGTGACGAACAGCCAAG GGAAGGACGGATTCTGCCCAGTCCGTGCCGGGCTGTTCCCCAGCTACGACTGCAGAGCCTGGTGCTGGCACGATGGCGAGTGTCCCCGCGAGGAGAAGTGCTGCCTCCGTGGCTGTGACTATGTCTGCTTGCCCCCGTCCCGAG AGAAACCAGGCATCTGCCCGCTGGCTGACGAGGCTCCGCTGGCCCCGTGTGGCACCACCTGCACCAAGGACTGGCAGTGCCCGGGGGCTGAGAAgtgctgcaacagcagcagatgtgGCTACGTGTGCTCAGCCCCCGAACCAG ACAAACCCGGTGAGTGCCCAAAGGTGAGGCCACAGCACCCACCGGGGCCGTGCACGGAGACGGACTCCTGCACCCACGACAGGGACTGCTCCCGGCAGGAGAAGTGCTGCTTCTCCGGCTGCGCCATGCGCTGCACCCGCCCTGCCCGAG AGCACCCTGGAGAGTGTCCCCGGGCAGAGCCGTGCTGGGACATACGGCGCCGGCGCGGGAGCCAGTGCCTGGATGACAGCGTCTGCCAGCGAGAGGAGAAGTGCTGTGACACCGGCTGTGGCTGGGAGTGCGTGGCCGTGCCCAGAG ACAGCGGGGACAAAGCTGACGGCTGGTGTGTGGAGGAGTGCCAGGCTGACTCACAGTGTCCCCGGGGACAGCGGTGCACCAGCATCGGCTGTGGCCACATCTGCATGGACATCCCTGGAG AACGTGACACTGCGGCTGTGCTTCGGCCCAGTGCTGAGTGGTGCTCAGAGGAATGCGAGGCTGACTCACAGtgtccctggggacagaggtgCACCCGCACCTCCTGTGACCGTGTCTGCATGGACACTCCTGGAG gcagaggtggagcGTGCCCCACGCCTGGGGGCGGTGGGACCTGCTTGGACCTGTGCAGCCTCGATGAGGAGTGTCCCTGGGGCCACAAGTGCTGCAGCAACGGCTGCGGCTACGTCTGCACGCGGGTGCCTGGTG ATGCTGTGTGA
- the LOC120760122 gene encoding WAP four-disulfide core domain protein 2-like: MPTARSVLILAGFLALWAELPAASAQNDTTKAGVCPSPATDAVNCTVGCQSDGDCESTLKCCPAACGKACQKPDVKPGICPPVNPGIPMLGICSNQCKTDANCSGIQKCCRNGCGKVSCVTPIH; encoded by the exons ATGCCCACGGCCCGCAGCGTCCTCATCTTGGCGGGGTTCCTGGctctctgggcagagctgccgGCAGCATCCGCCCAGAATGACACCA CGAAAGCCGGCGTGTGCCCGAGCCCGGCCACGGATGCGGTGAACTGCACGGTGGGGTGCCAGTCCGATGGCGACTGCGAGAGCACCCTCAAGTGCTGCCCGGCAGCCTGCGGCAAGGCCTGCCAGAAGCCTGACG TGAAGCCTGGCATCTGCCCACCTGTCAACCCAGGCATCCCTATGCTGGGCATCTGCTCCAACCAGTGCAAGACCGACGCCAACTGCTCTGGGATCCAGAAGTGTTGCAGAAATGGCTGCGGCAAGGTCTCCTGTGTGACACCCATCCACTGA
- the LOC120760272 gene encoding WAP four-disulfide core domain protein 3-like, whose product MLGHRILLLVLPALLALAQQHSPREQGTALTFTASPNPSLQGRWTPTAPPGPPKEGQCPARASGAPWPPSLYCLSDHGCPGAEKCCRIGRVRTCLLPTTESPGYCPRAGSAIGPGCGTRCHNDTTCRSGEKCCTRGCCTRCVFAEPAKPGFCPRKRAQSRAAACPNRCTDDRDCPGEHKCCFSGCGLACTPPDAGSHRAAAKPGVCPLVLRGSLGPCLELCDTDGDCIGDDKCCTTGCGHICKPPTKGKPSAPSPQPFLSLHVPAWPGLCPSAAEGDGAAKCLLLCLQDKDCPLGQKCCLQGCSRVCVGMAPALTLMLLVRVPDSPSSVIRGCMLPALPHGQDS is encoded by the exons ATGCTGGGCCACCGCATCCTTCTTCTGGTGCTCCCGGCACTGCTCGCCCtggcccagcagcacagccccagggagcagggcactgCCCTCACCTTCACTGCATCCCCAAACCCGTCCCTGCAGGGACGCTGGACCCCCACTGCCCCGCCTGGCCCCCCCAAAGAGGGTCAGTGCCCAGCGCGGGCGAGCGGGGCCCCTTGGCCCCCCAGCCTGTACTGCCTCTCCGACCATGGCTGCCCCGGCGCTGAGAAGTGCTGCCGGATCGGGAGGGTCCGGACCTGCCTCCTGCCCACCACAG AGAGCCCGGGATACTGCCCCCGTGCCGGCAGTGCCATCGGGCCAGGCTGTGGGACGAGATGTCACAACGACACCACATGCCGCTCGGGGGAGAAGTGCTGCACCCGCGGCTGCTGCACCCGCTGCGTGTTTGCTGAGCCAG CCAAACCTGGGTTCTGCCCTCGGAAGcgtgcccagagcagagctgctgcctgccccaaCCGCTGCACCGATGACCGGGACTGCCCTGGGGAACACAAGTGCTGCTTCTCCGGCTGTGGGCTGGCCTGCACCCCTCCAGACGCAG GGAGCCACCGTGCTGCAGCGAAGCCTGGCGTGTGCCCCTTGGTGCTGCGGGGCTCCTTGGggccctgcctggagctgtgtgacACCGACGGTGACTGCATTGGGGACGACAAGTGCTGCACCACCGGCTGTGGCCACATCTGCAAACCACCCACCAAGGGTAAACCATCAGCACCCT CCCCTCagccctttctctctctgcatgTGCCAGCGTGGCCAGgtctctgtccctctgcagcagaGGGTGATGGGGCAGCCAAGTGCctcctcctgtgcctgcaggacAAGGACTGTCCCCTTGGCCAGaagtgctgcctgcagggctgcagccggGTCTGTGTGGG GATGGCACCAGCATTGACTCTGATGCTTCTGGTCAGGGTCCCTGACTCCCCCAGCAGTGTCATTAGAGGCTGCATGCTGCCTGCATTACCCCATGGACAAGACTCCTAG